The DNA window AAGAGTGAGGTAGTGTGGAAAGTAGGTTAGACTAAGACTTGAACTGTAAGCTGGAGCCAATTTAAATTCCTGCTAACTGTACCTTCAAGTGTGAGGATTGCAGCAGAGGGGGTGGAGGACTGGGACACTGACTAAAAACCTATTTAAATGTGCAGATAAACACTCTCGCAGCACACTTCTTTAGTAACAAATTCTTTTTTATTACAACatttcactgcttttttttctttccatttctggTAATGGTTTGTGGCAGAGTAACATGACTGCTGGGAATATACAAAACTCCAAAAGAATTTCGCTCTACGGTTCAAAGCAAACACATGGAATCGATTGGCAgaatcatttttttccttttctctcatTTGAAACAATTCAGAGACAACACAAAAGCCATCCTGAATCActccacaaaacaaacaaaaaagggcCAAAGCACGTTACATTTTCACCGCATCTCCCAGAATCTAGATGGCATCCGTTACACTTTCTTAAATCCTTGTGtacatacaaaagaaaaaaagaaaacactgaaacaacagTATCAGTTTCTTTTTCcaggttggggggggggttacatTTTGGCCAGCGTACAGACGAAGTTGTGCATTTccgaaaattagaaaaacaataaaaacaaaaccaaaaaaaaagcttgaCGCCTCAGCTTTGGCGCAAAAGCAGCCACACAGAAAGTTGGGTGGTGGTTGGTGGGTTTTGGTGAGACGGTGATGAGCTTCCTGGGACGCAGGCCACGCCCCATCCCTCAGGCCTCTCGCTCTCGCCCTCTTGACACTGCACGTCGATCTTGGTGGTCAAGGCGGTGTTAAAAGGAGAGACGTGCACATTCACGGACCATCTTCCGCagtcccctcccctcccctccctctctgccTCAGAGAAATCTTCCTCATCTCTTCCCTGACGGAAGGACGAGCATGACGGTGGTTAAAGGTGACAGTAGTAAAGGGGTGGGGGAAGGGGTCGGGGTGGGCGCTCTGGCGAAGGCATCATCCATCCACAGGCTGTGCAGCTTGGTTATCGTTTCATAATTTCGGTTACAGAGTTATACAGCTAAAAAGAAGTGACTGAAAACAAGGCAATGCAGGAGGAGGGGTGAGGGGTGTACAGTGCATGACGGGAGGTGGGGGCTTCACGACGTCGCTTGCTTCTCCTGTTCGATGGCTGtgaaggagaggagagaggaaagaaaggGGGGTAAGGAATGATACGAAAAGAATCGTGCAAAAAAGAGAGGAATCCAGAAGACACGAGGACACCAACTTTCTTTTGTAGGCAGGGGATTCTTCTCCTGCGTCTCTGTCTTCTTCAGCTTGGACTTGTCGAACTTCTCCACCTCTGCAAGGTCGGGCTTGTCGCTCATTGTTGCAGTTAGTCTGAGAAAAGATGGAAGGAACAACCAGGGAGATGATTAATATTGTTCCTCCCGCCTCACCACGCAAAgttgtgtaaaaaacaaaacactaaatatACACAGCACGTCAAATCTGACATGTCaatgacttttattttatttctggaaAGGGCAGAAAGCACCCGAGCATGTGGACCAAGCTGACATTTTTAATCACTCGAAGGGCGTTGCCTAAAAATCTCAGCCACCAGAAATCGACGGCTCGAGTTGAAGTTGACTGCGCAACCGCAGACTACTTTTTCCCTCGAATGTGCCGCCGATGAGTCCGCCTTCTTTTGTTCGCCTGCGGCTCAGCCCTGCCTGATTTGACTGCCTGCCATCCATCCCGttacccaacacacacacacacacaaaaagtgcacacacacacaaccccggTATGTTGCACACAGGGAGGGGGGAAGACAATGAAGCCAGTCCAAGGCGTTCAGCGCGCATTTACATAACAATAGG is part of the Pelmatolapia mariae isolate MD_Pm_ZW linkage group LG23, Pm_UMD_F_2, whole genome shotgun sequence genome and encodes:
- the LOC134620775 gene encoding thymosin beta-12, coding for MSDKPDLAEVEKFDKSKLKKTETQEKNPLPTKETIEQEKQATS